A stretch of the Streptomyces sp. NBC_00654 genome encodes the following:
- a CDS encoding ubiquinol-cytochrome c reductase iron-sulfur subunit, translating to MSSQEIPEETLPAEQETAHGAVEGTDDPFADPGLPAHKPRIQDIDERAAKRSERAVAFMFTLSMLATVGFIASYVIFPVDKIVFIWPFGHVSALNFSLGVTLGVALFFIGAGAVHWARTLMSDVEVADERHAIEAAPEVKAKVLADFKAGAEESAFGRRKLIRNTMFGALALVPLSGVVLLRDLGPLPEKKLRHTLWARGKQLINMNTMEPLRPEDIVVGSLTFAMPEGLDPEAHDFQTQMGKAALMIIRIEPDDIKDKKERDWAHEGIVAFSKICTHVGCPISLYEQQTHHVLCPCHQSTFDLSDGARVIFGPAGHPLPQLRIGVNTEGNLQALGDFDEPVGAAFWERG from the coding sequence ATGAGTAGCCAAGAGATTCCAGAAGAGACCCTGCCCGCAGAGCAGGAGACCGCGCACGGCGCGGTAGAGGGTACGGACGACCCGTTCGCCGACCCGGGGCTGCCGGCCCACAAGCCGCGCATCCAGGACATCGACGAACGTGCCGCGAAGCGCTCCGAGCGGGCCGTCGCGTTCATGTTCACCCTGTCGATGCTGGCGACGGTGGGCTTCATCGCCTCCTACGTCATCTTCCCGGTGGACAAGATCGTCTTCATCTGGCCCTTCGGCCATGTGAGCGCGCTCAACTTCTCCCTGGGTGTGACCCTCGGCGTGGCGCTCTTCTTCATCGGCGCGGGGGCCGTCCACTGGGCGCGCACCCTGATGTCCGACGTGGAGGTCGCCGACGAGCGGCACGCCATCGAGGCGGCCCCCGAGGTCAAGGCGAAGGTTCTCGCCGACTTCAAGGCCGGTGCCGAGGAGTCCGCCTTCGGACGGCGCAAGCTGATCCGGAACACCATGTTCGGCGCGCTGGCCCTGGTGCCGCTCTCCGGCGTGGTGCTGCTGCGCGACCTCGGTCCGCTGCCGGAGAAGAAGCTCCGCCACACCCTGTGGGCCAGGGGCAAGCAGCTCATCAACATGAACACGATGGAGCCGCTGCGTCCCGAGGACATCGTCGTCGGTTCGCTGACCTTCGCCATGCCCGAGGGCCTGGACCCGGAGGCGCACGACTTCCAGACGCAGATGGGCAAGGCCGCCCTGATGATCATCCGCATCGAGCCGGACGACATCAAGGACAAGAAGGAGCGCGACTGGGCCCACGAGGGCATCGTGGCCTTCTCGAAGATCTGCACCCACGTCGGCTGCCCGATCAGCCTGTACGAGCAGCAGACGCACCACGTGCTCTGCCCGTGCCACCAGTCCACCTTCGACCTTTCCGACGGCGCTCGCGTCATCTTCGGTCCGGCCGGTCACCCTCTCCCGCAGCTGCGGATCGGCGTGAACACTGAGGGCAACCTTCAGGCGCTCGGCGACTTCGATGAGCCCGTCGGTGCTGCCTTCTGGGAGCGCGGATGA
- a CDS encoding Ig-like domain-containing protein yields the protein MNQTPRIRTVVSCTLLVVTLVAGATACGGSDGHPLAAKPYDAGDQVSFNGPSEGRKADPDKPLEVTVTDDDTRITDVSAVDRGGRHLAGELTADGRRWHSTAPLAAGTGYTVRVSTEDDDGAPGSRTLTFDTASPKKLLSVSFGPRAGTYGVGQPITAELSAPVADKASRATVERALKVRSTPAVTGSWYWVDDKTLHYRPQDYWPARATIEVRSNLTGIKVTNALYGAAAKPLKLTTGDRIEAVTDASDHSMTVLRNGEVINTIPVTTGKPGFSTRNGVKVVLGKEYYVRMRGESIGIAAGSSESYDLPVYYATRVTWSGEYVHAAPWSTGSQGSANVSHGCTGMSTDDAEWFFDTVREGDIVKVVGSEGETMTPFDNGFGDWNLTWEKWQRGSALHSGAPDGANTVQAARLRPQV from the coding sequence ATGAACCAGACGCCCCGCATCCGCACCGTAGTGAGCTGCACTCTGCTGGTCGTGACCCTGGTCGCAGGGGCGACGGCCTGTGGTGGATCCGATGGCCATCCGCTCGCGGCGAAGCCGTACGACGCGGGCGACCAGGTCTCCTTCAACGGTCCGTCCGAGGGCCGCAAGGCCGACCCGGACAAGCCCCTCGAAGTCACCGTCACGGATGACGACACCCGGATCACGGATGTGTCGGCGGTGGACCGGGGCGGCCGCCATCTGGCGGGCGAGCTGACCGCCGACGGCAGACGCTGGCACTCCACGGCCCCGCTGGCGGCCGGCACCGGATACACCGTCAGGGTCTCCACCGAGGACGACGACGGGGCTCCGGGCAGCCGTACGCTCACGTTCGACACCGCCTCGCCCAAGAAGCTGCTGAGCGTCTCCTTCGGCCCCAGGGCGGGCACCTACGGCGTCGGACAGCCCATCACGGCGGAACTGAGCGCTCCGGTCGCGGACAAGGCCTCACGGGCCACCGTGGAGCGCGCCCTGAAGGTCCGCTCCACGCCCGCGGTGACCGGCTCCTGGTACTGGGTGGACGACAAGACCCTGCACTACCGCCCGCAGGACTACTGGCCCGCCAGGGCCACCATCGAGGTCCGCAGCAACCTCACGGGCATCAAGGTGACCAACGCCCTCTACGGGGCCGCCGCCAAGCCGCTGAAGCTCACCACCGGGGACCGCATCGAGGCCGTGACCGACGCCTCGGACCACTCGATGACGGTGCTGCGCAACGGAGAAGTGATCAACACCATTCCGGTCACCACCGGCAAGCCCGGCTTCTCCACCCGCAACGGCGTCAAGGTGGTGCTCGGCAAGGAGTACTACGTACGCATGCGCGGGGAGAGCATCGGCATCGCGGCCGGCTCCTCCGAGTCGTACGACCTGCCGGTCTACTACGCGACCCGGGTCACCTGGAGCGGCGAGTACGTCCACGCCGCCCCCTGGTCCACCGGCTCGCAGGGCAGCGCGAACGTCAGCCACGGCTGTACGGGCATGAGCACCGACGACGCCGAATGGTTCTTCGACACCGTCCGCGAGGGCGACATCGTCAAGGTCGTCGGCAGCGAGGGCGAGACGATGACCCCGTTCGACAACGGCTTCGGCGACTGGAACCTGACCTGGGAGAAGTGGCAGAGGGGCAGTGCCCTGCACAGCGGGGCACCGGACGGCGCGAACACGGTCCAGGCCGCACGCCTGCGCCCCCAGGTCTGA
- a CDS encoding heme-copper oxidase subunit III: MSVVATATTVETGHAHPSVNRPNLTSVGTIIWLSSELMFFAALFAMYFTLRSVMGPDHWKEMAHHLNFPFSATNTTILVLSSLTCQLGVFAAERGDVKKLRTWFIITFVMGAIFIGGQVLEYTELVKDAGLSLSSDPYGSVFYLTTGFHGLHVTGGLIAFLLVLGRTYAAKRFTHEQATAAIVVSYYWHFVDVVWIGLFATIYMIK; this comes from the coding sequence ATGTCGGTCGTGGCGACAGCAACGACAGTAGAAACCGGGCACGCGCACCCGTCGGTCAATCGACCGAACCTCACCAGCGTCGGAACCATCATCTGGTTGAGTTCCGAGCTGATGTTCTTCGCGGCCCTCTTCGCGATGTACTTCACCCTGCGATCGGTGATGGGACCGGATCACTGGAAGGAGATGGCTCATCATCTGAACTTCCCGTTCTCGGCGACGAACACCACGATCCTGGTGCTTTCCTCACTCACCTGCCAGCTCGGCGTTTTCGCCGCGGAGCGGGGCGATGTGAAGAAGCTCCGCACCTGGTTCATCATCACCTTCGTGATGGGTGCGATCTTCATCGGCGGCCAGGTCCTGGAGTACACCGAGCTGGTCAAGGACGCGGGGCTCTCCCTGTCGTCCGACCCGTACGGCTCGGTGTTCTACCTGACCACCGGCTTCCACGGTCTGCATGTGACAGGCGGTCTCATCGCCTTCCTGCTGGTTCTCGGCAGAACATACGCGGCCAAGAGGTTCACCCACGAACAGGCAACCGCCGCCATCGTCGTGTCCTACTACTGGCACTTCGTCGATGTCGTGTGGATCGGCCTCTTCGCCACGATCTACATGATCAAGTAA
- a CDS encoding cytochrome c oxidase subunit 4: protein MKVQGKMFIWLSVFMLAMAVTYGVWSKEPVGTTALVLAFGLSIMIGFYLAFTANRVDQMAQDNKEADVADEAGEVGFFSPHSWQPLSLAVGGAFAFMGVVFGWWLLYFSAPILLIGLFGWVFEYYRGENRTQ, encoded by the coding sequence GTGAAGGTCCAAGGCAAGATGTTCATCTGGCTGAGCGTCTTCATGCTCGCCATGGCCGTCACCTACGGTGTGTGGTCCAAGGAGCCGGTGGGCACCACCGCGCTCGTCCTGGCCTTCGGCCTGAGCATCATGATCGGCTTCTATCTGGCCTTCACGGCCAACCGGGTCGACCAGATGGCCCAGGACAACAAGGAAGCCGATGTCGCGGACGAGGCCGGCGAGGTGGGGTTCTTCTCCCCGCACAGCTGGCAGCCGCTCTCGCTGGCGGTCGGCGGCGCCTTCGCCTTCATGGGCGTCGTCTTCGGCTGGTGGCTGCTCTACTTCTCGGCCCCGATCCTGCTGATCGGACTCTTCGGCTGGGTCTTCGAGTACTACCGCGGTGAGAACCGCACCCAGTGA
- the coxB gene encoding cytochrome c oxidase subunit II: MSPNGSDRSSRRPMRRKLPQVLTAGLVLATASGCSYNWEDFPRLGMPTPVTEEAPRILSLWQGSWAAALVTGVLVWGLIIWSVIFHRRSRTKVEVPPQTRYNMPIEALYTVVPLIIVSVLFYFTARDESKLLELSEKPAHTINVVGYQWSWGFNYIEKVEGQPSAGSEIPKELDAIPDRYRKDFPKDAGGVYDVGIPGTRNPQNGNPGPTLWLPKGEKVRFVLTSRDVIHSFWVVPFLMKQDVIPGHTNAFEVTPTREGTYMGKCAELCGADHSRMLFNVKIVSPERYQQHLKELAEKGQTGYVPAGIEQTDPARNAETNKL, translated from the coding sequence GTGAGTCCCAACGGCTCCGACCGCTCGTCGCGGCGCCCGATGCGGCGGAAGCTGCCGCAGGTGCTGACTGCGGGCCTGGTCCTGGCGACGGCCTCCGGTTGTTCATACAACTGGGAGGATTTCCCTCGCCTTGGTATGCCCACCCCGGTAACGGAAGAGGCCCCTCGGATCCTCTCCCTCTGGCAAGGCTCGTGGGCGGCAGCGCTCGTCACGGGTGTCCTTGTCTGGGGGCTGATCATCTGGAGCGTCATCTTCCACCGGCGCAGCCGGACCAAGGTGGAGGTACCTCCGCAGACCAGGTACAACATGCCCATCGAGGCGTTGTACACAGTGGTTCCCCTCATCATCGTCTCGGTGCTCTTCTACTTCACCGCGCGCGATGAATCGAAGCTCCTCGAACTCTCCGAGAAGCCGGCCCACACCATCAACGTGGTCGGCTACCAGTGGAGCTGGGGCTTCAACTACATCGAGAAGGTGGAAGGCCAGCCTTCCGCCGGCAGCGAGATCCCCAAGGAACTCGACGCCATTCCCGACCGGTACCGCAAGGACTTCCCCAAGGACGCCGGCGGCGTCTACGACGTGGGCATCCCCGGCACCCGCAACCCGCAGAACGGCAACCCGGGTCCGACCCTGTGGCTGCCGAAGGGTGAGAAGGTCCGCTTCGTCCTTACTTCGCGTGACGTCATCCACTCCTTCTGGGTGGTGCCGTTCCTCATGAAGCAGGACGTCATCCCGGGCCACACCAACGCGTTCGAGGTCACTCCCACCAGGGAGGGCACCTACATGGGCAAGTGCGCCGAGCTCTGCGGCGCCGACCACTCCCGGATGCTCTTCAACGTCAAGATCGTCTCTCCCGAGCGTTACCAGCAGCACCTCAAGGAGCTGGCGGAGAAGGGTCAGACGGGCTACGTGCCGGCAGGCATCGAGCAGACGGACCCGGCCAGGAATGCGGAGACGAACAAACTGTGA
- a CDS encoding c-type cytochrome, which yields MKKLSARRRHPLAAIVVLLLALAATGGLYAAFAPAGKAQADETAQSLAIEEGKKLYSVGCASCHGAGGQGTTDGPQLVGVGSAAVDFQVGTGRMPAQQPGAQVPKKKVIYTQAEIDQLAAYVASLGAGPITPTEKQVDPAGADVAKGGDLFRTNCAQCHNFTGEGGALTHGKYAPSLEGVSPKHIYEAMQTGPQSMPSFPDTTMPEQEKKDIIAYIKTVNGAESENPGGLSLGGLGPVSEGLFAWIFGLGALIAVAVWVAAHTAKAKKS from the coding sequence GTGAAAAAGCTCTCCGCACGACGACGCCATCCACTGGCGGCGATCGTCGTACTACTCCTCGCGCTGGCGGCTACCGGGGGGCTGTACGCCGCGTTTGCGCCTGCGGGCAAGGCGCAGGCCGATGAAACCGCCCAGTCCCTCGCCATCGAGGAGGGCAAGAAGCTCTACTCCGTCGGCTGCGCCAGCTGCCACGGAGCCGGCGGTCAGGGCACCACCGACGGGCCGCAGCTTGTCGGCGTGGGCTCCGCCGCCGTCGACTTCCAGGTCGGTACGGGCCGTATGCCGGCACAGCAGCCGGGCGCCCAGGTACCGAAGAAGAAGGTCATCTACACCCAGGCCGAGATCGACCAGCTCGCGGCGTACGTGGCGTCGCTCGGCGCCGGTCCGATCACGCCGACCGAGAAGCAGGTCGACCCGGCGGGGGCAGACGTCGCCAAGGGCGGCGACCTGTTCCGCACCAACTGTGCCCAGTGCCACAACTTCACCGGTGAGGGCGGCGCGCTGACACACGGCAAGTACGCCCCGAGCCTCGAAGGCGTGAGCCCGAAGCACATCTACGAGGCCATGCAGACCGGCCCGCAGAGCATGCCCTCCTTCCCCGACACCACGATGCCGGAGCAGGAGAAGAAGGACATCATCGCGTACATCAAGACCGTCAACGGTGCCGAGTCCGAGAACCCCGGAGGGCTCTCCCTCGGCGGACTCGGACCGGTCAGCGAGGGTCTGTTCGCATGGATCTTCGGGCTGGGCGCACTGATCGCAGTTGCCGTTTGGGTCGCGGCCCACACCGCTAAGGCCAAGAAGTCATGA
- a CDS encoding ubiquinol-cytochrome c reductase cytochrome b subunit, protein MSTSTTNTATVDAASERKAPAGERVADWADGRLGIYSLAKANMRKIFPDHWSFMLGEVALYSFIIIILTGVYLTLFFHPSMNEVVYHGSYEPMQGIRMSEAYASTLDISFDVRGGLLMRQIHHWAALIFLAAMFVHMMRVFFTGAFRKPREINWLFGFLLFVLGMFTGFTGYSLPDDLLSGTGVRFTQGAILSMPIVGTYISMFLFGGEFPGGDFVARFYSVHILLLPGIMLGLLVAHLILVFYHKHTQFAGPGRTNKNVVGMPLLPVYMAKAGGFFFLVFGIIALIGGIASINPIWAIGPYRIDQVSTGAQPDWYMGFTEGLVRVMPGWEINLWGHTLVLGVLIPLVGFGVMLGAIALWPFLESWITGDKREHHILDRPRNAPTRTAFGVAWITAYFIALVGGGNDLWATHFHLSLNAISWFVRIFFFAGPVIAFIVTKRICLGLQRRDKEKVLHGRESGIIKRLPHGEFVEIHEPLSQGQLHTLTAHEQYKPAEIGPAVDENGVKRKVSLLEKLRVKLSKGLYGEGNQIAKPTAEEYKEITSGHGHH, encoded by the coding sequence ATGAGTACTTCGACGACCAACACAGCGACCGTTGACGCGGCGAGCGAGCGCAAGGCGCCCGCCGGCGAGCGGGTGGCCGACTGGGCGGACGGCCGGCTGGGCATCTACAGCCTGGCCAAGGCCAACATGCGCAAGATCTTCCCGGACCACTGGTCCTTCATGCTCGGTGAGGTCGCGCTCTACAGCTTCATCATCATCATCCTCACGGGTGTGTATCTGACGCTGTTCTTCCACCCGAGCATGAACGAGGTCGTGTACCACGGCTCGTACGAGCCGATGCAGGGCATCCGGATGTCCGAGGCCTACGCCTCGACGCTGGACATCAGCTTCGACGTCCGCGGTGGTCTGCTCATGCGGCAGATCCACCACTGGGCCGCGCTGATCTTCCTCGCCGCCATGTTCGTGCACATGATGCGCGTCTTCTTCACGGGTGCGTTCCGCAAGCCGCGTGAGATCAACTGGCTGTTCGGCTTCCTGCTGTTCGTGCTGGGCATGTTCACCGGCTTCACCGGCTACTCCCTGCCGGACGACCTGCTCTCCGGTACGGGTGTCCGCTTCACCCAGGGCGCGATCCTGTCCATGCCGATCGTGGGCACGTACATCTCGATGTTCCTGTTCGGCGGAGAGTTCCCCGGCGGCGACTTCGTGGCCCGGTTCTACTCGGTCCACATCCTGCTGCTGCCGGGCATCATGCTCGGTCTGCTGGTCGCTCACCTGATCCTGGTCTTCTACCACAAGCACACGCAGTTCGCGGGTCCGGGCCGGACCAACAAGAACGTCGTCGGCATGCCCCTGCTGCCGGTGTACATGGCGAAGGCCGGAGGGTTCTTCTTCCTGGTCTTCGGCATCATCGCCCTGATCGGGGGCATCGCCTCGATCAACCCGATCTGGGCCATCGGCCCGTACCGCATCGACCAGGTCTCCACCGGTGCCCAGCCCGACTGGTACATGGGCTTCACCGAGGGTCTGGTGCGCGTGATGCCGGGCTGGGAGATCAACCTCTGGGGCCACACGCTGGTCCTGGGTGTGCTCATCCCTCTGGTGGGCTTCGGTGTCATGCTCGGCGCGATCGCCCTCTGGCCGTTCCTCGAGTCCTGGATCACCGGGGACAAGCGCGAGCACCACATCCTGGACCGCCCGCGCAACGCCCCGACCCGTACGGCCTTCGGCGTCGCCTGGATCACGGCGTACTTCATCGCCCTCGTCGGTGGTGGCAACGACCTGTGGGCCACGCACTTCCACCTGTCGCTGAACGCCATCTCGTGGTTCGTCCGGATCTTCTTCTTCGCCGGACCGGTCATCGCGTTCATCGTCACCAAGCGGATCTGCCTCGGCCTCCAGCGCCGCGACAAGGAGAAGGTGCTGCACGGACGTGAGTCCGGCATCATCAAGCGCCTGCCGCACGGTGAGTTCGTCGAGATCCACGAGCCGCTCAGCCAGGGCCAGCTGCACACGCTCACGGCGCACGAGCAGTACAAGCCGGCCGAGATCGGCCCCGCGGTCGACGAGAACGGCGTCAAGCGGAAGGTCTCCCTGCTGGAGAAGCTGCGCGTCAAGCTCAGCAAGGGCCTCTACGGCGAGGGCAACCAGATCGCCAAGCCCACCGCCGAGGAGTACAAGGAGATCACCAGCGGCCACGGTCACCACTGA
- the ctaD gene encoding cytochrome c oxidase subunit I, whose translation MSILNEPQGAEAADDSYEDELPVRRKQPGNVVIKWMTTTDHKTIGTLYLVTSFVFFCIGGLMALFMRAELARPGTQIMSNEQFNQAFTMHGTIMLLMFATPLFAGFANWIMPLQIGAPDVAFPRLNMFAYWLYLFGSIIAVAGFLTPQGAADFGWFAYSPLSDAVRSPGIGADMWIMGLAFSGFGTILGSVNFITTIICMRAPGMTMFRMPIFVWNVLLTGVLVLLAFPVLAAALFALEADRKFGAHIFDAANGGALLWQHLFWFFGHPEVYIIALPFFGIISEVIPVFSRKPMFGYIGLISATIAIAGLSVTVWAHHMYVTGGVLLPFFSFMTFLIAVPTGVKFFNWIGTMWKGSLSFETPMLWAVGFLVTFTFGGLTGVILASPPLDFHVSDSYFVVAHFHYVIFGTVVFAMFSGFHFWWPKFTGKMLDERLGKITFWTLFIGFHGTFLVQHWLGAEGMPRRYADYLAADGFTALNTISTISSFLLGLSMLPFFYNVWKTAKYGKKIEVDDPWGYGRSLEWATSCPPPRHNFLTLPRIRSESPAFDLHHPEISALEQLEHHSEADKALAGGKEAGK comes from the coding sequence GTGAGCATCCTCAACGAACCTCAGGGTGCCGAGGCAGCAGACGACTCGTACGAGGACGAGCTGCCGGTACGGCGCAAGCAGCCGGGAAACGTCGTCATCAAGTGGATGACCACCACTGACCACAAGACGATCGGCACGCTCTACCTGGTCACGTCGTTCGTGTTCTTCTGCATCGGCGGACTGATGGCGCTCTTCATGCGCGCCGAGCTGGCCCGTCCCGGCACGCAGATCATGTCGAACGAGCAGTTCAACCAGGCGTTCACGATGCACGGCACGATCATGCTGCTGATGTTCGCGACGCCGCTGTTCGCCGGATTCGCGAACTGGATCATGCCGCTCCAGATCGGTGCGCCCGACGTGGCGTTCCCGCGGCTGAACATGTTCGCGTACTGGCTGTACCTCTTCGGGTCGATCATCGCGGTGGCCGGCTTCCTCACCCCGCAGGGTGCGGCCGACTTCGGCTGGTTCGCCTACTCCCCGCTGTCGGACGCGGTCCGCTCGCCGGGCATCGGCGCCGATATGTGGATCATGGGTCTGGCCTTCTCCGGCTTCGGCACGATCCTCGGTTCGGTCAACTTCATCACCACGATCATCTGCATGCGCGCACCCGGCATGACGATGTTCCGCATGCCGATCTTCGTCTGGAACGTCCTGCTGACCGGTGTGCTGGTCCTGCTGGCCTTCCCGGTGCTGGCCGCCGCGCTCTTCGCGCTGGAGGCGGACCGCAAGTTCGGCGCGCACATCTTCGACGCGGCCAATGGCGGCGCACTGCTCTGGCAACACCTCTTCTGGTTCTTCGGCCACCCAGAGGTGTACATCATCGCCCTGCCGTTCTTCGGAATCATTTCCGAAGTGATCCCGGTGTTCAGCCGTAAGCCGATGTTCGGCTACATCGGCCTGATCAGCGCGACGATCGCCATCGCGGGCCTCTCGGTGACCGTGTGGGCCCACCACATGTACGTCACCGGCGGTGTGCTGTTGCCGTTCTTCTCCTTCATGACCTTCCTGATCGCGGTACCGACCGGTGTGAAGTTCTTCAACTGGATCGGCACCATGTGGAAGGGGTCGTTGTCCTTCGAGACACCGATGCTCTGGGCCGTCGGCTTCCTGGTCACCTTCACCTTCGGTGGTCTGACCGGCGTCATCCTGGCCTCGCCCCCGTTGGACTTCCACGTCTCCGACTCGTACTTCGTCGTCGCGCACTTCCACTACGTCATCTTCGGCACCGTGGTCTTCGCGATGTTCTCCGGATTCCACTTCTGGTGGCCGAAGTTCACGGGCAAGATGCTGGACGAGCGGCTCGGGAAGATCACGTTCTGGACGCTGTTCATCGGCTTCCACGGCACGTTCCTGGTGCAGCACTGGCTCGGTGCCGAGGGCATGCCGCGTCGTTACGCGGACTACCTCGCCGCCGACGGCTTCACCGCGCTGAACACGATCTCGACGATCTCCTCGTTCCTGCTCGGCCTGTCGATGCTGCCGTTCTTCTACAACGTCTGGAAGACGGCCAAGTACGGCAAGAAGATCGAGGTCGACGACCCGTGGGGTTACGGCCGTTCGCTGGAGTGGGCGACCTCCTGCCCGCCGCCGCGGCACAACTTCCTCACGCTGCCGCGGATCCGTTCCGAATCCCCGGCGTTCGACCTGCACCACCCGGAGATCTCGGCGCTCGAACAGCTTGAGCACCACTCCGAGGCCGACAAGGCCCTCGCCGGCGGCAAGGAGGCGGGCAAGTGA
- a CDS encoding cysteine desulfurase/sulfurtransferase TusA family protein — protein MPYFDAASAAPLHPVARQALLAALDEGWADPARLYREGRRARLLLDAAREAAADAAGCRPDELVFTSSGTTAVHAAIAGALAGRRRVGRHLVHSAVEHSSVLHSAAAHEAAGGSCSEVPAGRSGAVSPEAYAGALRADTALACLQSANHEVGTEQPVAEVAGICAAAGVPLLVDAAQSLGWGPVPGGWSLLTASAHKWGGPAGVGLLAVRKGVRFSPQGPFGERESGRAAGFENIPAIVAAAASLRAVRAEAAAESVRLRALVELIRTSVAARVPDVEVVGDPERRLPHLVTFSCLYVDGETLLDELNREGFSVSSGSSCTSSTLTPSHVLKAMGVLSEGNVRVSLPAGTTRADVDRFLDVLPGVVAGVREKLGAPVAAPVSPAPAESLVVDALGRRCPIPVIELAKVIGEVPVGGTVTVLADDEAARLDIPAWCEMRGQEYVGEEPADRGSAYVVRRLG, from the coding sequence GTGCCCTACTTCGACGCCGCCTCCGCCGCCCCCCTGCACCCCGTCGCCCGCCAGGCGCTGCTTGCCGCCCTGGACGAGGGCTGGGCCGATCCCGCCAGGCTCTACCGGGAGGGGCGGCGCGCCCGGCTGCTGCTGGACGCGGCCCGGGAGGCGGCGGCGGACGCGGCCGGCTGCCGTCCGGACGAGCTGGTGTTCACCTCTTCGGGGACGACGGCGGTGCACGCCGCGATCGCCGGGGCGCTCGCCGGGCGTCGGCGTGTCGGACGCCATCTGGTCCACTCCGCGGTCGAACATTCGTCGGTACTCCATTCGGCCGCGGCCCATGAGGCCGCGGGCGGGTCGTGCTCCGAGGTGCCGGCCGGCCGGTCGGGGGCGGTGAGCCCGGAGGCGTACGCCGGGGCCCTGCGCGCCGACACCGCGCTGGCCTGCCTCCAGTCGGCCAACCATGAGGTGGGCACCGAGCAGCCGGTGGCCGAGGTGGCCGGGATCTGTGCCGCCGCCGGGGTGCCGCTGCTGGTGGACGCGGCCCAGTCGCTGGGGTGGGGGCCGGTGCCCGGCGGCTGGTCGCTGCTGACCGCCTCCGCCCACAAGTGGGGCGGGCCCGCGGGGGTCGGGCTGCTGGCCGTGCGCAAGGGGGTCCGCTTCTCCCCCCAAGGCCCCTTCGGGGAACGGGAGTCGGGGCGGGCCGCCGGGTTCGAGAACATCCCGGCGATCGTGGCGGCGGCGGCCTCACTGCGGGCGGTGCGCGCCGAGGCGGCGGCCGAATCGGTACGGCTGCGGGCCCTGGTGGAACTGATCCGGACCTCGGTGGCCGCGCGGGTGCCCGATGTGGAGGTGGTGGGCGACCCGGAGCGGCGGCTGCCGCATCTGGTCACCTTCTCCTGTCTCTATGTCGACGGGGAGACGCTGCTGGATGAACTGAATCGGGAGGGATTTTCCGTATCGTCCGGTTCGTCCTGCACCAGCAGCACACTGACGCCGAGCCATGTGCTCAAGGCGATGGGCGTGCTGTCCGAGGGAAATGTCCGGGTCTCGCTCCCGGCGGGCACCACCCGGGCCGATGTCGACCGCTTCCTCGATGTCCTGCCGGGCGTGGTGGCCGGGGTCCGGGAGAAGCTGGGCGCCCCGGTGGCCGCCCCCGTCTCCCCCGCTCCCGCGGAGTCCCTCGTCGTCGACGCTCTGGGCCGGCGCTGCCCGATTCCGGTGATCGAACTCGCAAAGGTGATCGGAGAGGTGCCCGTGGGCGGCACGGTGACGGTCCTGGCCGACGACGAGGCGGCGCGCCTGGACATCCCGGCCTGGTGCGAGATGCGCGGTCAGGAGTACGTGGGTGAGGAGCCGGCGGACCGGGGCTCGGCCTATGTGGTCCGCCGGCTCGGCTGA